The Lactuca sativa cultivar Salinas chromosome 2, Lsat_Salinas_v11, whole genome shotgun sequence genome includes a window with the following:
- the LOC111876471 gene encoding cyclin-dependent protein kinase inhibitor SMR6 has translation MGFSKKHQVDGDIMEGKTWVISGITMCAPLRCVSTNKANGETDEGSNSGSTTPTLKESRLPEKFRCPPPPAPKKRRPVSKCQKNGDIQFFTSPELDSFFENFANAERAKYKSHYVYMSINKVGISYEIDYLC, from the exons ATGGGTTTCTCGAAAAAGCATCAAGTAGATGGAGATATAATGGAAGGAAAGACATGGGTGATTTCTGGAATCACCATGTGTGCTCCCTTGAGATGTGTATCGACTAATAAAGCAAATGGAGAGACTGATGAAGGTTCAAACTCGGGTTCAACGACTCCGACATTAAAGGAATCGAGGTTGCCGGAGAAGTTTCGATGTCCGCCACCACCAGCACCAAAGAAGCGTCGGCCGGTATCCAAGTGCCAGAAGAATGGAGATATCCAGTTTTTCACTTCACCGGAGTTGGATTCTTTTTTCGAAAATTTTGCAAATGCTGAGAGAGCCAAATACAAATCCC ATTATGTGTATATGAGCATTAATAAAGTCGGAATTTCATATGAGATTGATTATCTTTGTTAA